Proteins encoded in a region of the Paenibacillus sp. E222 genome:
- a CDS encoding GntP family permease, translating into MSTLFGLSHNATLLVWTLIAIVFLIVLISKYKWNPFITLLISALMLGLLTGMKPADVISSITGGLGGTLGTIAIVIGLGTMLGKMMAESGGAERIATTLVDRFGVKRVHWAMMIVGFIVGIPVFFEVGVILLIPIIFTVARKTNMSLLQIGIPILAGLSTVHGLVPPHPAPMIAIEAFSADLGKTILYSLIVGIPTAIIAGPLFGKFIGKRIHTEPPAELAEQFATKKSNNLPGFGITLFTILLPVILMLIGSIANIVDPDATSGFTVFCEFIGHEIIALLISVVFALFSLGFSRGFNKHDISRFTSECLAPTATIILIIGGGGAFKQVLINSGVGNAIAEVATHANINVILFAWLVAALIRVATGSATVAMTTAAGIVAPVLALTPGANIELVVLATGAGSLVLSHVNDAGFWMIKEFFNMSVSQTLKTWTVMETLLSVVGLIFILLLSTVV; encoded by the coding sequence ATGAGCACTCTTTTTGGGTTATCCCACAATGCAACATTATTAGTCTGGACATTAATTGCGATTGTCTTCCTGATCGTGTTGATCTCCAAATATAAATGGAATCCTTTCATTACCCTTTTAATATCTGCGTTAATGCTTGGTTTACTTACAGGCATGAAACCCGCGGATGTCATTTCCTCCATTACGGGAGGACTTGGTGGCACACTTGGAACGATCGCCATCGTTATTGGTTTGGGCACCATGCTAGGTAAAATGATGGCTGAATCCGGCGGAGCCGAGCGTATTGCTACCACACTGGTGGATCGTTTCGGTGTAAAGCGTGTGCACTGGGCGATGATGATTGTTGGTTTTATCGTCGGTATTCCTGTATTTTTTGAAGTCGGCGTTATTTTGCTGATTCCGATCATTTTCACCGTTGCACGTAAAACCAATATGTCGCTGCTGCAGATCGGTATTCCGATTTTGGCCGGTCTCTCTACTGTACATGGTCTGGTTCCACCTCACCCGGCTCCCATGATTGCGATCGAAGCGTTCAGCGCCGATTTGGGTAAAACGATCTTGTACTCCCTTATCGTAGGTATCCCGACTGCTATTATCGCTGGACCTCTGTTCGGTAAATTTATCGGTAAAAGAATACATACCGAACCACCTGCAGAGCTGGCTGAACAATTCGCAACGAAAAAAAGTAACAACTTGCCAGGTTTCGGCATAACCCTGTTTACCATTTTGCTGCCGGTCATTTTGATGCTCATTGGCTCCATCGCCAATATCGTAGATCCTGACGCTACAAGCGGATTTACCGTTTTCTGTGAATTTATCGGCCATGAAATTATAGCCCTGCTGATCTCCGTTGTGTTCGCCCTCTTTTCACTCGGATTCTCACGCGGGTTCAACAAACATGACATCTCCCGCTTCACCAGTGAATGTCTGGCGCCTACGGCGACCATCATTCTCATCATTGGCGGTGGCGGTGCATTCAAACAGGTGTTGATCAATAGTGGTGTAGGTAATGCCATTGCTGAGGTCGCCACACATGCCAATATTAATGTGATCCTGTTCGCCTGGCTTGTAGCCGCACTCATTCGGGTTGCTACCGGTTCAGCAACTGTGGCCATGACGACAGCAGCTGGTATTGTAGCTCCGGTCCTTGCACTAACGCCTGGTGCCAATATTGAACTTGTCGTACTCGCTACTGGTGCAGGTTCACTTGTACTATCTCATGTGAACGACGCAGGCTTCTGGATGATCAAAGAATTCTTCAATATGAGTGTCTCGCAGACGCTGAAGACGTGGACCGTTATGGAAACACTATTATCTGTTGTTGGACTGATCTTTATTTTGCTGCTGAGTACAGTCGTATAA
- a CDS encoding GntR family transcriptional regulator: MLFPSSWLQGASRGEAIACELRLRIISGTLRPGEVLSENRIAADFDSSRSPVREALRTLSNEGLIRLERMGVVVIGLKIKDVEELYDVRFLIESFVQQRLAGDVPEQLITQLSNVIDKMDLAGRHQDAVEFAFQDLTFHETIIEAAQHSRILHLWKSIRYVVMTVMLLTTRRVFIQGEQKVSAVIGKHRLLIEALESGDKTRIQAGVRTYFQDSGKTLHESFDS; this comes from the coding sequence ATGCTGTTTCCTTCATCCTGGCTTCAGGGAGCTTCCCGTGGGGAAGCCATCGCCTGCGAATTAAGACTGCGGATCATTAGTGGAACCCTTCGTCCTGGCGAAGTTTTGTCAGAAAATCGGATTGCCGCTGATTTTGACAGCAGTCGATCACCTGTACGTGAAGCGTTAAGAACTTTGTCGAATGAAGGCCTCATTCGGCTGGAGCGTATGGGTGTCGTTGTCATTGGATTGAAAATTAAAGATGTCGAGGAATTGTACGATGTGCGTTTCCTGATTGAAAGTTTTGTGCAGCAGCGGCTTGCGGGGGATGTCCCAGAACAATTGATTACCCAGTTAAGCAATGTGATCGACAAAATGGACTTGGCTGGACGTCACCAAGATGCGGTTGAATTCGCATTTCAGGATCTCACTTTTCACGAGACTATTATCGAAGCCGCCCAGCATTCGCGAATTTTACATCTATGGAAAAGCATTCGTTATGTTGTCATGACGGTCATGCTGCTCACCACCCGCAGGGTCTTTATTCAGGGCGAGCAGAAAGTAAGCGCTGTAATTGGTAAACATCGTTTGCTGATTGAGGCGCTTGAATCAGGTGATAAGACACGCATCCAAGCTGGAGTCCGCACGTATTTTCAGGATTCAGGCAAGACGCTGCACGAAAGCTTTGATTCCTAA
- the gntK gene encoding gluconokinase: MNNYMIGMDIGTTSTKSVLFTEQGEVISTSTQEYPLYTPAPDVAEQDPEQIVQAALRSVRGVMDQSGVAAEQIMFVSCSSAMHSVIAMGQDGMPLTRCITWADNRSAAWAAKLQENGQGHRIYLRTGTPIHPMSPLTKLMWLRHDEPELFQRTAKFISIKEYLFFRLFGQYVVDHSIASCTGLLNLEQLDWDAEALEVAGITPDHLSQLVPTTHIIEGMDRTWAEKMALSPSTPFVIGASDGVLSNLGVNAIEPGVVAATIGTSGAIRTVVDRPVTDPKGRTFCYALTENLWVIGGPVNNGGMLFRWVRDEFAASEVETAKRLGINSYDVLTKIAERVSPGSEGLLFHPYLSGERAPLWNPDARGSFFGLTLHHQKEHMIRSVLEGVIFNLYTVLLAMEEQIGQPTSIQATGGFARSPLWRQMMSDIFNQEVIVPESFESSCLGAVVLGLYATGRIKSLHAVSSMVGTTHKHTPIKEHASIYQELLPIFIRISRKLEEEYADIAEFQRKFSAHNE; this comes from the coding sequence ATGAACAACTATATGATTGGGATGGATATCGGTACAACCAGTACCAAATCCGTACTCTTTACGGAACAGGGTGAAGTTATAAGCACGTCGACTCAGGAATATCCTTTATACACCCCAGCTCCGGATGTCGCTGAGCAGGATCCGGAACAAATTGTGCAAGCTGCCCTTCGCTCCGTACGCGGCGTGATGGATCAAAGCGGCGTAGCTGCGGAACAAATTATGTTCGTATCCTGCAGCTCTGCCATGCACAGTGTCATTGCGATGGGACAAGATGGTATGCCCCTCACCCGCTGCATCACTTGGGCTGACAACCGGAGTGCTGCCTGGGCCGCCAAACTGCAAGAGAACGGACAAGGCCATCGTATCTATTTGCGAACAGGCACACCGATCCACCCCATGTCGCCACTGACCAAATTAATGTGGCTGCGCCATGACGAACCTGAACTTTTTCAACGTACCGCCAAATTTATCTCTATTAAAGAATATTTGTTCTTCCGTCTGTTCGGTCAATATGTCGTGGATCACTCCATCGCCTCCTGTACCGGTCTGCTCAATCTGGAACAACTGGATTGGGATGCAGAGGCACTTGAGGTTGCAGGCATTACACCTGACCATCTATCGCAGCTCGTCCCGACCACACATATTATAGAGGGAATGGATCGCACATGGGCTGAAAAAATGGCTCTCTCCCCCTCTACTCCCTTCGTCATCGGTGCAAGTGACGGGGTATTGTCCAATCTGGGCGTAAACGCCATTGAACCTGGCGTTGTTGCAGCTACGATCGGCACCAGCGGCGCGATTCGCACCGTCGTTGACCGTCCGGTTACCGATCCAAAAGGTAGAACGTTCTGTTACGCCCTCACCGAGAATCTTTGGGTTATCGGCGGACCTGTGAATAACGGTGGCATGCTGTTCCGCTGGGTACGGGACGAATTCGCTGCCTCGGAAGTCGAAACAGCCAAACGGCTCGGCATCAATTCCTATGATGTACTCACTAAGATTGCGGAACGCGTCAGCCCCGGTTCGGAAGGACTTCTATTCCATCCGTACCTTTCAGGGGAACGCGCCCCTTTATGGAATCCGGACGCCCGGGGTTCCTTCTTTGGTTTGACCCTTCACCACCAGAAAGAGCATATGATTCGTTCCGTTTTGGAAGGGGTTATTTTCAACCTTTATACGGTACTGCTGGCCATGGAAGAACAGATCGGACAACCTACCTCCATTCAGGCAACGGGTGGTTTCGCTCGTTCCCCACTCTGGCGTCAGATGATGTCCGATATATTCAACCAGGAAGTCATTGTGCCCGAGAGCTTCGAAAGTTCCTGTCTGGGGGCCGTCGTGCTCGGTCTTTATGCTACAGGGCGAATTAAGTCGCTTCATGCCGTTTCATCGATGGTTGGTACAACGCACAAGCATACCCCTATCAAAGAACATGCATCGATCTACCAGGAGCTGCTCCCCATCTTTATTCGCATTTCGCGAAAATTGGAAGAAGAATATGCAGATATCGCGGAATTCCAACGTAAATTTTCCGCTCATAACGAGTAA